In Candidatus Kerfeldbacteria bacterium, a single genomic region encodes these proteins:
- a CDS encoding tyrosine-type recombinase/integrase yields MKKLSARTEVAQRRERRTSIVRNSQKSLYLAENNGDGLDGEGHFPLRKRHSSPNVRSTRAEYHLTKSRLRVLFAATTNERDRLIMALMAGTGMRRAEITALQVSDLRLQENLLVVTSGKGGKSRLIPLTPILAGQIQSYLRGRTEGPVFLSRFNGALCNRQLNRIVENAGKRAGVNHPDPRKTKLTCHLFRHTFARLWKDAGGSIETLSSILGHASQATTLDLYGREGLSDVRANYARTMKKIGI; encoded by the coding sequence ATGAAGAAGCTGAGTGCCAGAACAGAGGTAGCACAGCGGAGGGAAAGACGCACCAGTATTGTCAGGAATTCACAGAAATCGCTGTATCTAGCGGAGAATAACGGAGATGGACTTGACGGGGAAGGTCACTTTCCTCTAAGAAAGCGACATTCAAGCCCAAACGTCAGAAGCACCCGCGCAGAATACCACCTGACCAAGAGCCGGTTGCGCGTGCTGTTTGCCGCGACCACGAACGAGCGTGACCGGCTCATTATGGCGCTCATGGCCGGAACGGGTATGCGAAGGGCAGAGATCACCGCGCTCCAAGTCTCTGACCTGAGACTTCAAGAAAACCTCCTGGTCGTGACGAGTGGAAAGGGCGGCAAGTCCCGTCTGATACCCCTGACACCAATACTTGCAGGTCAGATTCAGTCCTACTTACGCGGACGCACCGAAGGTCCGGTCTTCCTGAGCAGATTCAACGGCGCGCTCTGTAACCGACAGCTTAACCGTATCGTGGAAAACGCGGGGAAGCGTGCGGGAGTGAATCACCCCGATCCGCGAAAGACCAAACTCACCTGTCATCTCTTTCGCCACACATTCGCCCGGCTCTGGAAGGATGCAGGTGGTAGTATCGAAACGCTTTCATCCATTCTCGGACACGCGAGCCAGGCAACCACTCTTGACCTG